In the Kaistella sp. 97-N-M2 genome, one interval contains:
- a CDS encoding RNA recognition motif domain-containing protein — translation MMNIFVSNINYATQEQSLQDLFSEFGEVSSAKIITDRETGRSRGFGFVEMSDEDGKNAIEALNGKELDGKELNISEAKPREDKPRRSFDNNRSGGGGYGGGNRGGSGGGSGYGGGSRGGSNW, via the coding sequence ATGATGAACATTTTTGTTTCAAACATCAATTACGCAACACAAGAACAATCGTTGCAAGATTTATTTTCAGAATTTGGAGAAGTTTCTTCTGCCAAAATTATCACAGACAGAGAAACCGGTAGATCCAGAGGTTTCGGATTTGTAGAAATGAGCGACGAAGATGGCAAGAATGCTATCGAAGCTCTTAACGGAAAAGAATTGGACGGTAAAGAACTTAACATTTCTGAAGCTAAGCCAAGAGAAGACAAACCAAGAAGAAGTTTTGACAACAACCGTTCAGGCGGTGGTGGTTACGGAGGCGGAAATCGTGGCGGTAGCGGCGGTGGAAGCGGATACGGCGGCGGAAGTCGTGGCGGTTCTAACTGGTAA
- a CDS encoding aldo/keto reductase family oxidoreductase, producing the protein MNFSSIIVGTMRWGIWGANHSAKNVQKLIETSVNENLTTFDHADLYGDYTTEKLFGEAFSEMDIKREEVQFISKCGIQMPCKNRPFNLKSYNYSKDHILKSVDQSLDNLKTDYLDVLLLHRPSPLMDPDEIAGAFKVLREQKKVLHFGVSNFSPSQFDLINEAFPIITNQVEISLNRTDAFYDGTLDQLMLKKLQPMAWSVMGNYFSEKSEENARIKKVLDELCAKYGAEENQILLAFLLKHPAKILPVIGTSRVESVKKLKQAVNVHLEMEDWFKLLEAHAGEEVA; encoded by the coding sequence ATGAACTTTTCGTCCATTATTGTCGGGACCATGCGCTGGGGAATTTGGGGCGCCAATCATTCTGCAAAAAACGTCCAGAAACTGATTGAAACTTCCGTGAACGAAAACCTTACAACCTTCGATCACGCCGACCTTTATGGCGATTACACGACCGAAAAACTGTTCGGCGAGGCTTTTAGTGAAATGGACATTAAGCGCGAAGAAGTGCAGTTCATCTCCAAATGTGGCATTCAGATGCCGTGTAAAAACAGGCCTTTCAATCTAAAATCCTACAACTATTCGAAAGACCATATTTTAAAATCCGTCGACCAAAGTTTGGACAACTTAAAGACCGATTATCTGGATGTGCTTCTGCTTCACCGGCCCTCGCCTCTTATGGATCCGGACGAAATTGCCGGGGCTTTTAAGGTTTTGAGGGAGCAGAAAAAAGTCCTTCACTTCGGCGTTTCCAACTTTTCTCCGTCGCAGTTTGATCTGATCAACGAGGCGTTTCCGATCATAACAAATCAGGTAGAAATTTCTTTAAATCGCACCGACGCTTTTTACGATGGTACGTTGGATCAGCTGATGCTGAAAAAACTTCAGCCGATGGCGTGGTCGGTGATGGGAAATTATTTCTCGGAGAAATCCGAAGAAAACGCAAGAATTAAAAAAGTTCTCGATGAACTTTGCGCGAAATACGGCGCGGAAGAAAACCAGATTCTGCTGGCTTTTCTTCTGAAACATCCTGCAAAGATTCTCCCTGTTATCGGTACTTCGCGGGTTGAAAGCGTAAAAAAATTAAAACAGGCCGTAAACGTTCATTTAGAGATGGAAGACTGGTTTAAACTTTTGGAAGCGCATGCGGGAGAAGAAGTTGCATAA
- a CDS encoding T9SS type A sorting domain-containing protein — protein MKKISILFLSLFSAFLFSQCADPLATSDSAVSKNKIYPNPSNGTFTFVAGRATNVSIADVSGRVIYTGNVVKGTNVISVKTTSGVYVLIYQAEGKKESTKLIIK, from the coding sequence ATGAAGAAGATTTCTATTTTATTTCTTTCTCTCTTCTCGGCCTTCCTTTTTTCTCAATGCGCAGATCCTTTGGCGACAAGCGATTCTGCGGTATCCAAAAATAAAATTTATCCAAACCCAAGCAACGGAACTTTCACTTTTGTGGCCGGAAGAGCCACAAATGTCAGCATTGCTGATGTTTCGGGGCGCGTGATCTATACGGGAAATGTTGTGAAAGGTACGAACGTTATTTCGGTAAAAACGACCTCCGGTGTATACGTGCTGATTTATCAAGCGGAAGGAAAAAAAGAATCTACTAAATTAATTATTAAATAA
- a CDS encoding RNA polymerase sigma factor RpoD/SigA, whose product MRQLKITKQVTNRETASLDKYLQEIGKVDLITADEEVDLAQKIRAGDRVALEKLIKANLRFVVSVSKQYQNQGLSLPDLINEGNLGLMKAAKRYDETRGFKFISYAVWWIRQSILQALAEQSRIVRLPLNKIGSINKINKAYAHLEQENERPPSPEELAEVLDMSEDDIKESMKNSGRHLSMDAPLVEGEDSNLYDVLRSGESPSPDKDLMLESLQIEIERALQTLTPREADLVRLYFGLNGKHPMTLEEIGETFDLTRERVRQIKEKAIKRLKHNTRSKILKSYLGK is encoded by the coding sequence ATGAGACAATTAAAAATTACAAAGCAGGTTACCAACAGGGAAACCGCATCGCTGGACAAGTATTTACAGGAAATCGGAAAAGTAGATTTGATTACCGCCGACGAAGAGGTGGATTTGGCGCAGAAAATTCGTGCCGGAGACCGTGTCGCCCTGGAAAAACTCATAAAAGCCAACTTGCGTTTCGTGGTTTCTGTTTCTAAACAATACCAAAACCAAGGGCTTTCCCTCCCCGATCTCATCAACGAAGGAAATCTTGGGTTAATGAAAGCCGCAAAAAGATACGATGAAACACGAGGTTTTAAATTTATTTCTTACGCAGTTTGGTGGATCCGTCAATCAATTCTGCAGGCTTTGGCTGAACAGTCGCGGATTGTACGTTTGCCGTTGAATAAGATTGGATCGATCAACAAGATCAACAAAGCTTACGCGCATTTGGAGCAGGAAAACGAAAGACCACCGTCCCCGGAAGAGTTGGCGGAAGTTTTGGATATGAGCGAAGACGACATTAAGGAATCCATGAAAAACTCCGGAAGACATTTGTCCATGGATGCACCGTTGGTGGAAGGTGAAGATTCGAATTTATACGATGTTTTGCGTTCCGGTGAATCTCCGAGTCCGGACAAAGATCTGATGCTGGAATCGTTGCAGATCGAGATCGAAAGAGCGTTGCAGACTTTGACTCCACGCGAGGCAGATTTGGTGCGTTTGTATTTTGGTTTGAACGGAAAACATCCGATGACTTTAGAAGAAATCGGCGAAACTTTTGACCTTACGAGAGAAAGAGTCCGTCAGATCAAAGAAAAAGCGATCAAAAGATTGAAGCACAATACGAGAAGCAAGATTTTGAAATCTTATTTAGGGAAATAA
- a CDS encoding Crp/Fnr family transcriptional regulator, which yields MENIETYLSEILEIPKDSISACSSFYMKKKVAKNKFLLRDGDVCNQTFFVEKGLLRMFSIDKNGREHIIQFAPEKWLMSDRSSLYFHEKSKYYIEAVEESEVLLLSNDFFTGIIEKYPHTAENNDLLLQKHIRNLQNRVNSLLAETAEERYMNFIKMYPDIMLRVPQWMVASYLGITPESLSRVRKELARKNFETS from the coding sequence ATGGAGAATATCGAAACCTATTTATCCGAAATCCTGGAAATCCCGAAAGATTCCATTTCCGCGTGCAGCAGTTTTTATATGAAGAAGAAAGTCGCGAAAAATAAGTTTCTGCTGCGCGATGGTGACGTTTGTAACCAAACCTTTTTTGTGGAAAAAGGACTGCTGCGGATGTTTTCCATCGATAAAAACGGCAGAGAACACATTATTCAGTTTGCACCGGAGAAATGGTTGATGTCAGACCGCAGTTCGCTGTATTTTCACGAAAAATCCAAATATTATATCGAAGCCGTGGAGGAGTCGGAAGTATTGCTTTTATCGAACGACTTTTTTACAGGAATTATTGAAAAATATCCGCACACCGCGGAAAACAACGATCTGCTTCTGCAAAAACATATTCGAAATCTGCAGAATCGTGTGAACTCGCTGTTGGCAGAAACCGCTGAGGAAAGATATATGAATTTCATCAAAATGTATCCGGATATTATGTTGCGCGTGCCGCAGTGGATGGTCGCCTCGTACCTCGGGATTACGCCGGAAAGTTTAAGCCGCGTCCGGAAAGAACTGGCGCGTAAAAATTTTGAAACTTCCTAG
- the ytxJ gene encoding bacillithiol system redox-active protein YtxJ, translated as MSFLNKLFGGSEEEESSSAIWKSLDSEADLNKAVAESATKKVAIFKHSTRCFISKTVLKNFEKEVRNSDKDISYYFLDLIAHRNLSNKIADDFDVIHQSPQLIVLENGKAVKDASHQSISVSLL; from the coding sequence ATGAGTTTTTTAAATAAATTATTCGGAGGTTCCGAAGAAGAAGAATCTTCATCTGCGATCTGGAAAAGTCTTGATTCCGAAGCGGATCTTAACAAAGCAGTAGCAGAATCTGCCACAAAAAAGGTTGCTATTTTTAAACATTCTACACGCTGTTTCATCAGCAAAACCGTTTTGAAAAATTTCGAAAAGGAAGTGCGGAACTCCGACAAAGATATTTCCTACTATTTTCTGGATCTCATCGCGCACCGCAACCTTTCCAATAAAATCGCCGACGATTTCGATGTTATTCACCAAAGCCCGCAACTCATCGTGCTGGAAAACGGAAAAGCCGTGAAAGACGCTTCGCACCAGAGTATTTCTGTTTCTTTACTTTAA
- a CDS encoding YfiT family bacillithiol transferase: MDKLEHKKYPIGKFLDRESISDQDLDRYIKTIKDFPGKLKLLVEHWTDDQLDTQYREGGWKVRQLINHISDSHMNSFIRFKLALTEDNPTVKTYDEAKWAELQDSFSIEIKPALQLLKGLHKRWVYEMKALTNRDFACTFYHPEQNRNISLRESIAFYAWHCNHHYAHIENLKKEKGW; the protein is encoded by the coding sequence ATGGACAAATTAGAGCATAAAAAATATCCCATCGGGAAATTTCTGGACCGCGAAAGTATTTCCGACCAGGATCTCGACCGTTACATTAAAACCATCAAAGATTTCCCCGGAAAACTAAAACTGCTGGTAGAACATTGGACCGATGACCAGCTAGATACGCAGTACCGAGAAGGCGGCTGGAAAGTTCGGCAACTTATTAACCATATTTCGGACAGTCATATGAACAGTTTCATCCGTTTTAAACTTGCTTTAACCGAAGACAATCCGACTGTTAAAACCTACGACGAGGCGAAGTGGGCGGAATTACAGGACAGTTTCAGCATCGAGATAAAACCTGCGCTGCAACTTCTTAAAGGCCTGCATAAACGCTGGGTTTACGAAATGAAAGCCCTTACGAACCGGGATTTTGCGTGTACTTTTTATCATCCGGAGCAAAACAGAAATATTTCTCTGCGCGAAAGTATTGCATTTTACGCGTGGCACTGCAATCATCATTACGCGCACATCGAAAATCTGAAAAAAGAGAAAGGCTGGTAA
- the pncA gene encoding bifunctional nicotinamidase/pyrazinamidase — MKKALIIVDMQNDFFEGGALAVPGASEIIPYVNLLMEENEYEQIILTQDWHPSDHKSFASNNGKKVGDTIILNGIPQFMWPDHCVQGTHGAEFHKDLNQEKVTHIIQKGKNADFDSYSGFQDNNHFVKTGLDDFLKYHDIQLVEIVGLALDYCVKFTCLDAAQLGYITCLHFNGTRAVNVKPDNAKEAIYEMLQNTVTVLG, encoded by the coding sequence ATGAAAAAAGCCCTGATTATCGTCGATATGCAAAATGATTTTTTTGAAGGTGGCGCACTTGCCGTGCCCGGAGCCTCGGAGATCATTCCTTACGTTAATCTTCTGATGGAAGAAAATGAATACGAGCAAATTATCCTTACGCAGGACTGGCACCCCTCAGATCACAAAAGTTTCGCCTCAAACAACGGTAAAAAAGTTGGCGATACGATTATTTTAAACGGCATTCCTCAGTTCATGTGGCCGGATCACTGTGTTCAGGGAACGCATGGTGCGGAATTTCACAAAGATCTGAACCAGGAAAAAGTGACGCACATCATTCAAAAAGGAAAAAATGCTGACTTCGACAGTTACAGTGGATTTCAGGATAATAACCATTTCGTAAAAACAGGATTGGATGATTTTTTGAAATATCACGACATTCAACTGGTTGAAATCGTCGGTTTGGCGCTGGACTATTGCGTTAAGTTCACCTGTCTGGATGCAGCCCAACTCGGTTATATTACTTGTCTGCATTTCAACGGAACGCGCGCGGTGAACGTGAAGCCCGATAACGCAAAAGAAGCCATCTACGAAATGCTTCAAAATACCGTTACTGTTTTGGGATAA
- a CDS encoding S41 family peptidase, with protein sequence MKNLPLIFVLLFATSCVSVKKFNKKLEIPIEAAKLREDVDFANQKLQKLHPNLYWYITKEKLDYKFDSLKTTITQPLKPNEFYQKLAPVISDIREGHLRLVPVSKRLSRKEIKNLKKQKGLLSRYNFVLEGDRIFVKDNADKIPDMNVGTEILALKDIPAKDLLQKYRPFVNSDGFNETFQKYILALRWLAYFTAEYGILDSVKVETRYQNEIKTFYLHREKISKEEKKEEEAQNKKLTKSETGKTKDYNIVTKTFNRDLQFPTVDSAVAYMKIKTFSGTYSKKFYKESFAVLKKSPAKYLILDVRDNLGGSLSEINNLYSYLVSDQFKFINDIEVTSRSSMFHVNYLSSVPLLLKPFTIIGYPFYLAGTALSVKKVDDRFYLKNNGIFALKKPKENNFKGKVYVLINGSSFSASSIISSKLKGDGRAFLVGEETGGANDGTVAGQYAIEKLPNSKLYLPVGLMLIQPNIQFTHTKKGVTPDKEILLTTEEVLQKKDIQQEWIMNQIKSSEEKMKL encoded by the coding sequence TTGAAGAACCTTCCGCTGATTTTCGTCCTTCTTTTTGCAACCTCCTGCGTTTCCGTTAAAAAATTCAACAAAAAACTCGAAATTCCAATTGAAGCCGCCAAATTGAGAGAAGATGTGGATTTCGCGAACCAAAAACTTCAAAAACTTCATCCTAATTTATACTGGTACATCACCAAAGAAAAACTCGATTATAAATTCGACAGTTTAAAAACGACCATTACACAACCTTTAAAGCCGAACGAATTCTATCAAAAGCTCGCGCCGGTTATTTCGGATATCCGCGAAGGTCATCTGCGGTTGGTTCCCGTGAGCAAAAGATTGTCCCGAAAAGAAATTAAAAATCTCAAAAAACAGAAAGGCTTGCTGAGCCGTTACAATTTTGTTTTGGAGGGCGACCGGATCTTCGTGAAAGACAACGCGGATAAGATTCCGGATATGAATGTCGGCACGGAAATTCTCGCACTGAAAGACATTCCCGCAAAAGACCTGCTCCAAAAATACCGGCCTTTCGTGAATAGTGATGGCTTTAACGAAACTTTTCAAAAATATATTCTGGCTTTACGCTGGCTGGCATATTTCACGGCGGAATACGGGATTCTGGACAGTGTGAAAGTAGAAACGCGCTATCAGAATGAAATAAAAACTTTTTACCTGCACCGCGAAAAAATTTCGAAGGAAGAAAAAAAGGAGGAAGAAGCCCAAAATAAAAAACTCACGAAAAGCGAAACTGGCAAAACAAAAGATTACAACATCGTTACGAAGACTTTTAACCGCGATCTTCAGTTTCCCACAGTAGACAGCGCGGTGGCGTACATGAAGATCAAAACATTTTCGGGCACCTATTCCAAAAAATTCTATAAAGAAAGTTTCGCGGTCCTGAAAAAATCTCCGGCAAAGTATTTAATTCTGGATGTGCGCGATAATCTGGGTGGTTCGCTGTCGGAAATCAACAACCTCTATTCTTACCTCGTTTCGGATCAATTTAAATTCATCAACGATATTGAAGTAACGTCGCGTTCGTCAATGTTCCACGTGAATTATTTGTCGAGTGTTCCCCTTTTGCTGAAGCCTTTTACCATCATTGGATACCCGTTCTACCTGGCCGGAACCGCGCTTTCTGTGAAGAAAGTGGATGACCGGTTTTACTTAAAAAATAACGGAATTTTTGCCCTGAAGAAACCGAAGGAAAATAATTTTAAAGGAAAAGTTTATGTCCTAATTAACGGAAGCAGCTTCTCCGCATCTTCCATTATTTCCTCCAAATTAAAGGGCGACGGCAGAGCATTTTTGGTGGGCGAAGAAACCGGTGGCGCCAACGACGGCACGGTGGCGGGACAGTACGCGATAGAAAAGCTCCCGAATTCCAAACTGTATTTGCCTGTTGGTTTGATGTTGATTCAGCCCAATATTCAGTTCACGCACACGAAAAAAGGCGTAACGCCGGACAAGGAAATTCTGTTGACAACAGAGGAAGTTTTGCAGAAAAAAGATATTCAGCAGGAATGGATTATGAACCAAATAAAATCCAGTGAAGAAAAGATGAAATTATGA
- a CDS encoding SRPBCC domain-containing protein, which translates to MKTLTFTIEINASAEKVWNVLWEDKTYRAWTSSFIRGSYYEGEMVEGNDIRFLSPGEHGLFGIVEKVEPFTAMHFKHFGEVIDGVSQEKTFGDNAIEYYDLLETESGTKLTVTVNTVAEFKDYFTNSFPRALAKVKEIAES; encoded by the coding sequence GTGAAAACCTTAACTTTTACAATCGAAATTAATGCTTCTGCGGAAAAAGTCTGGAATGTGCTTTGGGAAGACAAGACTTACCGCGCCTGGACTTCTTCCTTTATCAGAGGTTCCTATTACGAAGGCGAAATGGTGGAAGGAAACGATATTCGGTTTTTATCTCCGGGCGAGCATGGACTTTTTGGCATCGTCGAAAAGGTGGAACCGTTTACTGCCATGCATTTTAAACATTTTGGCGAAGTCATCGACGGCGTATCGCAAGAGAAAACATTTGGAGACAATGCCATCGAATATTATGATCTTTTGGAGACCGAAAGTGGCACCAAATTGACCGTCACTGTAAATACCGTCGCCGAGTTTAAAGATTATTTTACAAATTCTTTTCCGCGCGCCTTAGCCAAAGTTAAAGAGATCGCCGAATCATAA